One Aegilops tauschii subsp. strangulata cultivar AL8/78 chromosome 7, Aet v6.0, whole genome shotgun sequence genomic window carries:
- the LOC141027168 gene encoding uncharacterized protein, with translation MPADLSQAEMIKSILQDYAASVGLSINFQKSTLFTVNSSAEATSRLAQIFDYAIGTMPFTYLGLPMGTTRPTVTDLMPLVASVERKLSSAAVLDLGSKLMLVNSVITSLGIYAMCSIKIPPRVLEHLDKLRRYCLWAKSSDEGTKAVSLAAWEMVCRPKNKGGLGVVDLKIQNQGLLLKMLHKFYNRIDLPWVNLVWSAYYVDSIPHASDPCGLFWWRDVMQLSPIYRAITTVQVGDGRTVLFWKDLWHDAILSDNHPRLYSFAMNEDVSATETPGDVFGVLKDFSQANFTSTAFAMKWRIRVLSGYGNPSAQTNGKSLHGSCWLTG, from the exons ATGCCCGCTGACCTCTCTCAAGCTGAAATGATCAAAAGCATCCTGCAGGACTATGCGGCGTCGGTGGGCCTGAGCATCAACTTCCAAAAATCAACCTTGTTCACTGTCAATTCTTCTGCAGAAGCAACCTCGAGGCTTGCTCAGATCTTCGACTATGCGATAGGAACCATGCCGTTCACATACCTTGGGTTACCCATGGGCACTACACGCCCGACTGTGACTGACCTCATGCCCCTCGTTGCTTCGGTTGAGCGTAAGCTCTCTTCGGCGGCCGTGCTGGATCTTGGATCAAAGCTCATGTTGGTCAATTCGGTGATCACATCTCTCGGGATATACGCCATGTGTTCCATCAAGATCCCGCctagagttcttgagcatcttgATAAACTCCGGAGATATTGCCTCTGGGCAAAAAGTTCGGATGAGGGGACAAAGGCCGTCTCCCTGGCTGCATGGGAGATGGTTTGCCGTCCCAAAAATAAGGGCGGGCTAGGAGTGGTCGACCTCAAGATTCAAAACCAGGGCCTACTCCTAAAGATGCTACATAAATTCTACAATCGAATAGATTTGCCGTGGGTCAATCTGGTTTGGTCGGCATACTATGTGGACTCCATACCACATGCAAGCGATCCGTGTGGCTTGTTCTGGTGGCGCGACGTGATGCAACTTTCGCCGATCTACCGTGCTATCACAACGGTGCAGGTGGGGGATGGTCGCACAGTCCTCTTCTGGAAGGACCTGTGGCACGATGCCATTCTTTCAGACAATCACCCCCGTTTGTACTCGTTTGCGATGAATGAGGACGTGTCT GCAACAGAGACACCTGGAGATGTGTTTGGGGTGCTGAAGGATTTCAGTCAAGCAAATTTTACCTCCACTGCTTTTGCGATGAAGTGGCGGATAAGGGTTTTGAGTGGATATGGAAATCCAAGTGCACAAACAAATGGAAAGTCTTTGCATGGCTCCTGTTGGCTGACAGGTT